A window of the Leptospira brenneri genome harbors these coding sequences:
- a CDS encoding NYN domain-containing protein, translating into MPVIERILIDGMNLMYKFPDLAFCLGEYRLQDARDGLLLHLDRFYSEDQHSKILVFFDGKKDLTSDCYSEDWGKFSIHYSHEKKADELIIGYLNLCPVPAQCLVVTTDKEIIRFARRLRAKRMSSEEFYAEWLKREAEEDETEFNHLKEGLTPSSETDYWERQFLP; encoded by the coding sequence GATCGATGGGATGAATCTAATGTATAAATTTCCCGATTTGGCTTTTTGTTTAGGTGAATATCGCCTACAAGATGCCCGGGATGGGTTACTCCTCCATCTAGATCGATTCTATTCTGAGGATCAACACTCCAAAATTTTGGTCTTTTTTGACGGAAAAAAGGATCTTACCTCTGATTGTTATTCGGAAGATTGGGGTAAGTTTTCCATCCACTATAGCCATGAAAAAAAAGCAGACGAACTCATCATCGGTTATCTCAACTTATGTCCAGTACCTGCGCAGTGTTTGGTGGTTACTACAGATAAGGAAATTATCCGTTTTGCCAGAAGGCTTCGTGCCAAACGAATGAGCTCAGAAGAATTTTATGCAGAATGGCTCAAAAGAGAAGCCGAAGAGGACGAAACAGAATTTAATCACCTGAAAGAAGGATTGACACCAAGTTCAGAAACCGATTACTGGGAGAGACAATTCCTTCCTTGA
- a CDS encoding MBOAT family O-acyltransferase, which produces MLFNSIPFLIFFSIVYLLYWAIPREFRKYFLLISGIGFYAYFSLTLTFHFLIVISINYLLYRKIKSTPTKFWIGITVSLNLINLGFFKYIYFFSKVLADLTNYPFFKQVPDLIHIALPLAISFYTFQVIAAAIDTYRDSSKPLVKVDDYFLFVAFFPVLIAGPIMRMSDFFPNLDKLVPNKEKMYRASYLLMSGLVKKVLVADPMSLTISPVFGAPAEYDSFSLFMAGICYSIQVYSDFSGLTDMARSIALFLGFETPENFKAPFFSTSGRELWKRWHITLSFWLRDYIYFPLGGSRKGELRTYLNLIIIMTLGGFWHGADYTFICWGFYWGVILAGERYFEDKLGWKLTPEKNKFLIVFKAFIVFVLFSISGLMFRSNNATNMVDHFYGIFTHFTHSLEIMFSGDSNEWLVSATSLFGNGSSFRFQHIENLERIFYTSIALLFFHHIQYVPEFWDRIRKHDVWLVPILGVVTIFLLATLSQDGGEFIYYKF; this is translated from the coding sequence ATGTTGTTCAACTCAATCCCATTTTTAATCTTTTTTTCCATTGTTTATTTGCTCTATTGGGCCATTCCAAGAGAGTTTCGAAAGTATTTCCTACTCATTTCAGGAATTGGCTTTTATGCTTATTTTTCGCTAACTCTCACTTTCCATTTTCTGATCGTCATCAGCATCAATTATCTATTGTATCGAAAAATCAAATCCACTCCGACAAAGTTTTGGATTGGGATTACAGTTTCCCTCAACCTAATCAACTTAGGATTTTTTAAATATATATATTTCTTTAGTAAGGTTCTTGCTGATCTAACGAACTATCCGTTCTTTAAACAAGTTCCTGATCTCATTCACATTGCATTACCACTCGCGATTAGTTTTTACACTTTCCAAGTCATTGCCGCAGCCATTGATACCTATCGCGATTCCTCAAAACCTCTGGTAAAGGTAGACGATTATTTTCTCTTTGTTGCTTTTTTCCCTGTACTCATCGCAGGACCAATCATGAGAATGTCTGACTTCTTTCCAAACTTAGACAAACTCGTTCCGAACAAAGAAAAAATGTATCGGGCATCTTATTTACTTATGTCAGGACTTGTAAAAAAAGTTTTGGTGGCAGACCCAATGTCTCTTACCATATCACCAGTGTTTGGTGCTCCTGCCGAGTATGATTCCTTCTCTCTGTTCATGGCAGGTATCTGTTATTCCATCCAAGTATATAGTGATTTTTCTGGTCTTACCGACATGGCGCGTTCCATTGCTTTGTTTTTAGGTTTTGAAACTCCGGAAAACTTCAAAGCTCCCTTTTTCTCTACATCGGGAAGGGAACTCTGGAAACGTTGGCATATCACTCTTTCTTTTTGGCTCAGGGATTATATTTATTTTCCACTCGGTGGATCTCGCAAAGGAGAACTTCGCACTTACTTAAACCTCATCATCATTATGACTCTAGGAGGATTTTGGCACGGTGCTGATTATACTTTTATCTGTTGGGGATTTTATTGGGGAGTGATTCTTGCGGGGGAAAGGTATTTTGAAGACAAACTTGGTTGGAAGTTAACTCCTGAAAAAAATAAGTTTCTTATCGTTTTTAAGGCCTTCATTGTTTTTGTTTTGTTTTCTATTTCTGGACTTATGTTTCGATCCAACAACGCAACCAATATGGTCGATCATTTCTACGGAATTTTTACACATTTCACACATAGTTTAGAAATCATGTTTTCTGGTGATTCCAATGAATGGTTGGTTTCTGCTACATCTTTATTTGGAAATGGTTCTTCGTTTCGGTTCCAACACATTGAAAACTTGGAACGAATCTTTTATACTTCTATTGCTCTTTTATTTTTTCATCATATCCAGTATGTTCCTGAGTTTTGGGATCGGATTCGTAAACATGATGTATGGCTTGTTCCCATACTTGGTGTTGTTACCATTTTCCTTCTCGCCACACTTTCACAAGATGGCGGAGAATTTATCTATTATAAGTTTTAG